The Actinomycetes bacterium genome window below encodes:
- a CDS encoding DUF952 domain-containing protein: protein MATEHLFHVALARDWQAAQEAGDYRVSSLGRTLAEEGFLHASYAHQWPGVLAAYYADVEEPLVLLEIDPDRLDVPLVVEAPAGSGPGSDEFPHVYGPLPLVAVVAVRPLR from the coding sequence GTGGCCACTGAGCACCTCTTCCACGTCGCTCTGGCCCGGGACTGGCAGGCCGCGCAGGAGGCAGGTGACTACCGGGTCTCGAGCCTGGGCCGCACGTTGGCGGAGGAGGGCTTCCTGCACGCGTCCTACGCCCACCAGTGGCCGGGCGTGCTGGCGGCCTACTACGCCGACGTGGAGGAGCCGCTCGTCCTGCTCGAGATCGACCCGGACCGGCTCGACGTCCCGCTGGTCGTCGAGGCACCCGCCGGCTCAGGGCCGGGTTCGGACGAGTTCCCGCACGTCTACGGTCCCCTCCCGCTGGTTGCCGTCGTAGCCGTCCGTCCGCTGCGCTGA
- a CDS encoding TetR family transcriptional regulator C-terminal domain-containing protein, producing the protein MADVSSTPSALDARREQMLAAAAGLIGERGFAETRIADVARRAGVSPALVIYYFSTKDELLTEALRYSERSFYADVAAQLARLRTARERLEMLVRATCIPHGEDEIPGAWGLWFDLWARAFRHPEVAKDRVELDQRWRDTIAGVVRDGQQAGQIGRTVDAEAFAITFSALLDGLSIQVALADPVVDAERAFAIAMAFAARELGVGWRPRRSSVRSAGRVRAR; encoded by the coding sequence ATGGCCGACGTCTCGTCGACGCCATCGGCACTGGACGCACGCCGCGAGCAGATGCTGGCAGCCGCCGCGGGGCTGATCGGTGAGCGAGGATTCGCCGAGACCCGCATCGCCGACGTCGCACGCCGGGCCGGCGTCAGTCCCGCGCTCGTCATCTACTACTTCAGCACCAAGGACGAGCTGCTCACCGAGGCGCTGCGCTACTCGGAGCGGTCCTTCTACGCAGACGTCGCGGCCCAGCTGGCGCGACTGCGCACCGCGCGCGAGCGTCTGGAGATGCTGGTGCGCGCCACCTGCATCCCGCACGGCGAGGACGAGATCCCCGGTGCGTGGGGCCTCTGGTTCGACCTCTGGGCCCGGGCCTTCCGCCACCCCGAGGTCGCCAAGGACCGGGTGGAGCTCGACCAGCGGTGGCGCGACACGATCGCCGGCGTCGTCCGCGACGGGCAGCAGGCGGGCCAGATCGGGCGCACGGTCGACGCGGAAGCGTTCGCCATCACCTTCTCCGCGCTGCTCGACGGCCTCTCGATCCAGGTCGCCCTGGCCGACCCGGTCGTCGACGCGGAGCGTGCCTTCGCGATCGCGATGGCGTTCGCCGCGCGAGAGCTCGGCGTCGGGTGGCGGCCCCGCCGGTCGTCGGTGCGCTCGGCAGGCCGGGTGCGCGCCCGCTGA
- the gabT gene encoding 4-aminobutyrate--2-oxoglutarate transaminase: MTDSAPLPELPELPQERRLVTAVPGPRSVERMGRRAAAVARGVGTTLPVFVERAGGGVLVDVDGNSLIDFGSGIAVTSVGNAAPRVVARVRDQVARFTHTCFMVTPYDGYVEVCEALNRLTPGDHEKRSALFNSGAEAVENAVKLARTHTRRSAVVAFDHGYHGRTNLTMALTAKSMPYKHGFGPFAPEVYRAPMSYPFRDPDGMTGAQAAARALDLVDKQVGADQVACIVIEPVQGEGGFVVPAPGFLAALQEWCTANGAVLVADEIQSGFCRTGDWFASDHEGVVPDLVTTAKGIAGGLPLAGVTGRAEIMDSAHVGGLGGTYGGNPVACAAALGSIETMEAEDLNGRARRIGEVMTARLQELATTYDVIGDVRGRGAMLAVELTRPGTLEPDAASAATVAKACHADGLVVLTCGTYGNVLRFLPPLVMPEPLLEEGLGVLEKAFASLG, translated from the coding sequence ATGACCGACTCCGCACCTCTGCCCGAGCTCCCCGAGCTACCGCAGGAGCGCCGCCTGGTCACCGCGGTGCCCGGTCCCCGCTCCGTGGAGCGGATGGGGCGCCGGGCTGCGGCGGTCGCCCGCGGCGTCGGCACCACGCTGCCGGTGTTCGTCGAGCGGGCCGGCGGCGGCGTCCTGGTCGACGTCGACGGCAACTCGCTGATCGACTTCGGCTCCGGCATCGCGGTGACCAGCGTCGGCAACGCCGCCCCGCGGGTCGTCGCCCGGGTCCGGGACCAGGTCGCGCGGTTCACCCACACCTGCTTCATGGTCACGCCCTACGACGGCTACGTGGAGGTATGCGAGGCCCTCAACCGGCTGACGCCGGGGGACCACGAGAAGCGCTCGGCGCTGTTCAACTCCGGCGCCGAGGCGGTGGAGAACGCGGTCAAGCTCGCACGCACCCACACCCGGCGGTCCGCGGTCGTCGCGTTCGACCACGGCTACCACGGGCGCACCAACCTGACGATGGCGCTGACCGCGAAGAGCATGCCCTACAAGCACGGCTTCGGGCCGTTCGCGCCGGAGGTCTACCGGGCGCCGATGTCCTACCCGTTCCGCGACCCCGACGGCATGACCGGCGCGCAGGCCGCGGCCCGCGCCCTCGACCTGGTCGACAAGCAGGTCGGCGCCGACCAGGTCGCCTGCATCGTCATCGAGCCGGTCCAGGGCGAGGGCGGCTTCGTCGTCCCCGCGCCGGGGTTCCTGGCCGCCCTGCAGGAGTGGTGCACGGCCAACGGCGCGGTGCTTGTCGCCGACGAGATCCAGAGCGGGTTCTGCCGGACCGGTGACTGGTTCGCCAGTGACCACGAGGGCGTCGTCCCCGACCTGGTGACCACCGCCAAGGGCATCGCCGGCGGCCTGCCGCTGGCCGGCGTCACCGGCCGCGCCGAGATCATGGACTCCGCCCACGTGGGTGGCCTCGGCGGGACGTACGGCGGCAACCCGGTCGCCTGCGCCGCCGCGCTCGGCTCGATCGAGACGATGGAGGCCGAGGACCTGAACGGGCGGGCCCGCCGGATCGGCGAGGTGATGACGGCGCGGCTGCAGGAGCTCGCGACGACGTACGACGTCATCGGTGACGTCCGCGGCCGCGGCGCGATGCTCGCGGTCGAGCTGACCAGGCCCGGCACGCTGGAGCCGGACGCCGCGTCCGCCGCGACGGTCGCCAAGGCCTGCCACGCGGACGGGCTGGTCGTGCTGACCTGCGGGACGTACGGCAACGTGCTGCGCTTCCTGCCGCCGCTGGTCATGCCCGAGCCGCTGCTCGAGGAGGGTCTCGGCGTGCTCGAGAAGGCTTTCGCCTCGCTGGGCTGA